The following proteins are encoded in a genomic region of Cyclonatronum proteinivorum:
- a CDS encoding choice-of-anchor D domain-containing protein — protein MNNFFSDELSSRSFVFKVMMTLFLLISLTDNLLSQNSEVRVFDGPSTSHSPVDKNNSIGDRIEYWNNLYSNEKSDYLNIIKERTLYIKHFTKNQYVLSIGAAIIDFVELTLMEGVETMVVEDLLTLQTRFYDAILDEKLIKSEVNSEGFLQYTVLVRPNATQWWTGTVTRSTIGNFSYNVAHGNSIGGISAGRNSVNYRSRSWVFFNISSIPNNATVVNAELDFFLTDAGNSSHRINIGQMDINTFNSLNGPEAIYNYIGSVPTFINNWNGMTPTAPAVRQVSYTTSGRNYLQNSITSGNIHGISIRPASDTIMQRGQFRGWDCCGNSAEPWLRITYTLPNPTPPPPTLVSPTNGASNVPVNTTLSWNSSSGATSYQLQVATSSSFTSSSLVVNQSNITSTSRNVNLNQGTTYYWRVRATNNSGSSDWSATRTFTTICNTPSLPVLVSPSNGATITVTNPTLSWNSSSGATHYELQVATNSSFSASSIVFNQGVSGTSRTINLEPDITYFWRVRAVNSCGVSNWSARSFTIQLPPSTINVTVRNIDNTPKQGAIVVRFNSNWQPVQERITNASGVASFTGLPANQIFHFQVYNPTDHVTENEFWGQVANINSGVSQTISVPFTRRAPYSGGISYSSQNLQSGEEVTITVGVANPENISKNTRVRIQIARGTRTNVIHTEMKTLTLSPSSNNILNYTYTPAEPGDYFVRAHFTQANYENMGWVTTDSWSWPDEVSFTVQPPPTSNIGVTIRNFDNAPKPFAKVVMYNAEWQELEEKEADSQGIALFTQVPANQIFHFEGYNPTPHHSGNEFWGAVTNVNSGQSQNIPVDLVRKAPFSRTYSLSTTNLNVGESISIGIVVVNGESFPVNTRVRLQIAKDSPSNIVHTQSSSFSAPPLQENALNFNFTPQGAGEYYIRAWLTEAYYDGWKLTDTWAWPEDPAFTVNALEGNLEIVVKDANNNNTEGVDLVIYENTTSGLVNLNQDRTTNQNGVAFWESLDATKIYTFDVFKSTPVIAGLKEYWGSLNQISISPNTSNHRQFNRNASFSEGVLITNENGHIANSFFGGEVVNVDVRVRNRSDFTQDTRVVFQVATDTLATTPTQITSNFKSIEANSYEYIRFSFFAPNTGGTYYVRPYKTEVSNISNEITLTDTWYWVEGFDVTSTSELYISSVVPQTTVTLSPGSSQLYTITVRDDNQNAVSGVTVQVDDQIAGLNTSAGPTDSNGRTTYIVEIPFDFVAGQYSLEFFLYNSENTIIRNINVDSDVQIDAVIVTVDGIDIGAMIAESGTYERESNYLEVEIEELINSNRVEIIPYSWNGDIRDTVQHVDSLKTLLLAAYEIASINNAKLIVTGHSWGTLLSYVAMAQLRENIFVDLYITLSSPLGTYFAHPLLTDLEFVIHGTTYSWLNELNFSNCYNCVPNINRFINYWAYRDAISGPLGEGWDLRAEDVVVDSYLNPVGIYLSRLSLNIINNIRWHKYTSLRPTNFGNNLRNAVYFEIMSLIDNTPPPPQPVVLNEIVIPDNITIGDNFNIQIDAKNIGGLATYGSISVSFPGLSNLDGIQISSNTTNPSYVSTYNEGDLIWRYDGEQIPADYLLIEYGDPAWDMNHEQTLALEITPQVAGEYVIDVRVNMGNQSTGAYYNNPIESEYYDQQGWSVIRYIVVVLPDDDEIPLITINPVILDYEQVEIGNFSEQVLTITNTSTNNSTLSGTLEIEGGYFTITSGDYSFNLTSGQYSQVTVQYAPIGSEAVHTGMLSISHNAPNRESPFDVILVGDAVEALEVVDMILSIGSIDFGNIIVNECENKSLLITNSTNSTSQLNGSLILNESDQYSILTGGQPFNISPGQDRLVEIEFCAPSELGNMNAMLRIVHNAGNIDSPIDIPLTANVVSDLSMVDFALNVNVFDTASNSQNLIIGTAYDATNGLDPQYDQPAPPSPPDGAFDARIRTSNGSFFSFFQPTTQEQTTWNIRFEPASNAGPISLSWNPDELPSEGSFSLTDIIDGNFVSINMRSVNEFTIPYDFINELRLTHSVIHSHSRSYTSGWALVGMPVVMQHNSYSDIFNHAMPGSFFGYEGSYIGQSVFLPGNGYWINLTDDEDVIFSGSIIDHIELDLNENWNLISGTSESTPVSGIQDPDNIIVPGTIYYYDGAYVEATVIEPGLGYWVLANDSGVVVLGVSGQNLAGMGRPAGSINEIPKGFSKIEISDGQRTLIPLYFGAELSDGESLMGYALPPIPPAGSPDARFEGNKRLSESELVHVKLQQGSIPMVLNLIAHDHNVVFTVRQISGSVQLDESLIESHRTLQILPNTEILEIRLNHEDSTVELPKVLTLMQNYPNPFNPSTQIEFGLPQGSDVRLEIFNISGQRVAQLVNGYREAGWHSISFDASNLSSGLYLYRIQAGNFSETKKMMLVK, from the coding sequence ATGAATAACTTTTTTTCTGACGAATTGAGTTCAAGAAGCTTTGTTTTCAAAGTAATGATGACGCTATTTCTTCTAATTTCGTTGACCGATAATTTGCTTAGCCAAAACTCGGAAGTAAGAGTATTTGATGGCCCATCAACTAGTCATAGCCCTGTTGATAAGAATAATTCAATTGGCGATAGAATAGAGTATTGGAATAACTTGTATTCTAATGAAAAAAGTGACTATTTGAATATAATTAAAGAAAGAACACTATATATTAAACATTTTACTAAAAACCAATATGTCTTAAGTATCGGTGCTGCCATCATTGATTTTGTGGAATTAACACTAATGGAAGGTGTCGAGACAATGGTAGTGGAAGATTTGTTAACCCTACAAACAAGATTTTATGACGCAATATTGGATGAAAAGTTAATAAAATCAGAAGTAAATTCAGAAGGTTTTTTACAGTATACTGTACTCGTGCGCCCAAATGCGACGCAATGGTGGACGGGCACTGTTACGAGAAGTACAATCGGAAATTTTAGTTATAATGTAGCACATGGCAATAGCATTGGAGGTATAAGTGCTGGAAGAAATAGTGTTAACTACAGGTCGAGATCTTGGGTCTTTTTTAACATATCATCAATCCCAAACAACGCAACAGTTGTAAATGCAGAGCTTGATTTTTTCTTGACAGATGCGGGGAATAGTTCGCATAGAATTAATATAGGTCAAATGGATATAAATACATTTAATAGTCTAAATGGCCCTGAAGCAATTTACAATTATATTGGTTCTGTACCCACATTTATAAATAATTGGAATGGAATGACGCCAACAGCACCTGCCGTAAGGCAGGTTTCTTACACAACGTCTGGAAGAAATTATCTGCAAAATAGCATCACAAGTGGAAATATACATGGTATATCTATTAGGCCCGCTTCAGATACGATTATGCAAAGAGGTCAATTTCGTGGATGGGATTGCTGTGGGAATTCCGCTGAGCCTTGGTTGAGAATCACTTATACATTACCCAATCCCACACCTCCACCTCCAACATTAGTTTCTCCTACGAATGGTGCCTCAAATGTACCTGTAAATACAACATTAAGTTGGAATAGCTCCTCTGGAGCCACATCTTATCAGTTACAAGTAGCAACCAGCTCAAGCTTTACCTCATCGAGTTTAGTAGTCAACCAAAGTAACATAACAAGTACTTCAAGAAATGTTAATCTGAACCAGGGAACTACATACTATTGGCGTGTTAGAGCAACAAATAATTCAGGGAGTAGCGATTGGTCTGCAACAAGAACCTTCACGACAATTTGCAATACACCAAGTCTTCCCGTGCTTGTTTCGCCTTCGAATGGTGCTACAATTACGGTTACTAACCCAACATTAAGCTGGAATAGCTCGTCTGGCGCAACACACTATGAGTTACAAGTGGCTACAAATTCAAGTTTTAGTGCTTCAAGCATAGTTTTTAATCAAGGAGTTTCTGGTACTTCGCGAACCATTAATCTTGAACCTGACATCACATATTTTTGGAGGGTAAGGGCTGTAAACAGTTGTGGTGTTAGTAATTGGTCGGCAAGAAGTTTTACAATTCAATTACCCCCTTCAACAATCAACGTAACTGTGAGGAATATCGATAATACACCTAAACAGGGTGCAATTGTGGTAAGGTTTAACTCAAACTGGCAGCCTGTACAGGAACGCATAACTAACGCATCGGGAGTAGCAAGTTTTACAGGTTTACCGGCTAATCAAATATTTCACTTTCAGGTATATAACCCTACAGATCACGTTACTGAAAATGAGTTTTGGGGACAGGTTGCAAACATCAATTCCGGTGTTAGTCAAACAATATCTGTTCCTTTTACCCGAAGGGCACCCTACTCAGGGGGTATAAGCTATAGTTCGCAGAATTTACAATCTGGCGAAGAGGTAACGATTACTGTTGGGGTTGCTAATCCTGAAAACATTAGTAAAAATACACGCGTAAGAATTCAAATTGCACGAGGTACAAGGACAAATGTCATTCATACTGAAATGAAAACGCTGACATTGAGTCCATCTTCAAACAATATTCTAAATTACACCTACACACCTGCGGAACCCGGTGACTATTTTGTCAGAGCTCACTTTACCCAAGCTAACTATGAAAATATGGGTTGGGTTACAACAGACTCATGGAGTTGGCCTGACGAAGTGTCATTTACAGTTCAGCCCCCACCTACTTCAAACATTGGTGTAACCATTCGTAATTTTGATAATGCGCCGAAGCCATTTGCCAAAGTAGTGATGTATAATGCAGAATGGCAGGAATTAGAAGAAAAAGAGGCTGACAGTCAAGGTATAGCATTATTTACGCAAGTGCCGGCAAATCAGATATTCCATTTTGAAGGTTATAATCCAACACCTCACCATTCAGGAAATGAATTTTGGGGGGCAGTTACAAATGTTAACTCAGGTCAGTCTCAGAATATACCAGTTGATCTTGTTCGTAAAGCTCCATTTTCAAGAACGTACAGTTTAAGCACTACAAACTTAAATGTTGGTGAATCAATAAGTATAGGCATAGTTGTTGTAAATGGTGAAAGTTTTCCTGTAAATACAAGAGTTCGTTTACAAATTGCCAAAGATAGTCCTTCGAATATAGTGCATACACAGTCAAGTTCTTTTTCTGCTCCCCCGCTTCAGGAAAATGCTCTAAACTTCAATTTTACCCCACAAGGTGCGGGCGAATACTACATAAGGGCTTGGTTAACAGAGGCTTATTATGATGGTTGGAAATTGACTGACACATGGGCGTGGCCAGAAGATCCTGCATTCACGGTCAATGCACTTGAAGGAAATTTAGAAATTGTGGTTAAAGATGCGAATAACAATAATACCGAAGGAGTAGACCTTGTTATTTATGAAAATACAACATCGGGCTTAGTCAATTTAAACCAGGATAGAACCACAAACCAAAATGGTGTAGCATTTTGGGAGTCATTAGATGCTACAAAAATTTATACTTTTGATGTTTTTAAATCAACGCCGGTTATCGCCGGTTTAAAAGAGTACTGGGGTTCATTGAATCAAATATCAATTTCTCCAAATACGAGTAATCATAGACAATTTAACAGAAACGCCTCTTTTAGTGAAGGAGTACTAATTACAAACGAAAATGGTCATATAGCGAATAGCTTTTTTGGCGGAGAAGTAGTAAATGTCGATGTTAGAGTAAGAAACAGATCTGACTTCACGCAGGATACGAGAGTTGTCTTTCAGGTGGCAACTGATACCTTGGCCACTACTCCAACTCAAATTACGAGTAATTTCAAAAGTATTGAAGCCAACAGTTACGAATATATACGGTTTTCGTTTTTTGCTCCTAACACAGGTGGTACATACTATGTGAGACCGTATAAAACCGAGGTTTCCAACATTAGCAACGAAATAACATTAACAGATACCTGGTACTGGGTAGAAGGGTTTGATGTTACAAGCACCTCAGAATTGTATATCTCAAGTGTAGTACCCCAAACTACAGTGACTTTGAGTCCGGGTTCATCACAACTCTATACTATTACTGTAAGAGATGATAATCAGAATGCCGTAAGTGGAGTAACTGTGCAGGTTGATGATCAAATTGCAGGGTTGAATACTTCCGCGGGACCAACTGATAGCAATGGTCGGACGACTTACATCGTGGAGATACCTTTTGATTTTGTGGCAGGACAATATTCGCTTGAATTTTTTCTATATAATAGTGAAAATACTATTATTAGAAATATTAATGTAGATTCAGATGTTCAAATAGATGCTGTAATTGTTACAGTTGATGGCATAGATATTGGTGCAATGATTGCTGAGTCTGGAACTTATGAAAGAGAATCAAATTATCTTGAAGTTGAGATTGAAGAATTAATTAATTCAAATAGAGTTGAAATAATTCCTTATTCGTGGAATGGTGATATTAGAGACACTGTTCAACATGTCGATTCTTTAAAGACGTTACTTCTTGCAGCATATGAAATAGCATCTATTAATAATGCTAAGCTAATTGTTACTGGTCATAGTTGGGGTACACTATTATCATATGTTGCAATGGCTCAGCTAAGGGAAAATATATTTGTTGATCTATATATAACTCTTAGTTCCCCACTTGGTACTTACTTTGCACATCCATTGCTAACAGATTTGGAGTTTGTAATACATGGAACTACGTATTCGTGGCTAAATGAACTAAACTTCTCGAATTGTTATAACTGTGTACCAAATATAAATAGATTTATCAATTATTGGGCATATAGGGACGCTATATCTGGACCACTAGGTGAAGGTTGGGATTTACGTGCTGAAGATGTTGTTGTAGATTCTTATTTAAACCCAGTTGGTATATACTTATCGCGCCTTTCATTAAATATAATCAACAATATCAGGTGGCATAAATATACTAGTTTAAGACCTACAAATTTTGGAAATAACTTAAGGAACGCTGTTTATTTTGAGATAATGTCTCTGATAGATAATACTCCACCACCTCCTCAACCAGTTGTACTTAATGAAATTGTCATTCCTGATAATATAACTATAGGAGATAATTTTAATATACAAATAGATGCGAAAAATATTGGTGGTTTGGCAACTTATGGATCAATTTCGGTATCCTTTCCTGGTTTGTCTAATCTAGATGGAATACAAATATCTTCTAATACTACAAACCCATCATATGTCTCGACTTATAATGAAGGAGATTTAATATGGAGATATGACGGTGAGCAAATACCAGCGGACTATTTATTGATTGAATATGGTGATCCTGCATGGGACATGAATCATGAACAGACATTAGCACTTGAAATAACTCCTCAAGTTGCAGGTGAATACGTAATTGACGTTAGAGTCAATATGGGTAATCAAAGCACAGGCGCATATTATAATAACCCTATTGAGTCAGAATATTATGATCAACAAGGATGGTCGGTCATAAGATATATTGTTGTCGTGCTACCGGATGATGATGAAATTCCATTAATCACCATTAACCCTGTAATCCTAGATTATGAGCAGGTTGAAATTGGGAATTTTAGCGAGCAAGTGCTCACAATCACAAATACATCTACAAATAATTCAACTCTTTCAGGTACACTTGAAATAGAAGGAGGGTATTTTACAATTACCAGTGGTGATTATTCTTTTAACCTCACATCCGGTCAATATAGTCAAGTTACCGTTCAGTATGCACCAATTGGATCAGAAGCCGTGCACACAGGTATGCTATCCATTTCGCATAATGCACCCAATCGGGAATCACCATTTGACGTTATACTTGTTGGTGATGCAGTTGAAGCCTTAGAGGTAGTTGATATGATTCTTAGCATTGGAAGTATAGATTTTGGAAATATTATTGTTAATGAGTGTGAGAATAAATCTTTACTGATTACCAACTCAACTAATTCAACATCCCAGCTTAATGGAAGTTTGATATTAAATGAGAGTGATCAGTATTCAATCCTAACAGGGGGGCAACCATTTAATATAAGCCCTGGTCAGGATAGGTTAGTTGAGATCGAGTTTTGCGCACCCTCTGAGCTTGGCAATATGAATGCCATGCTAAGAATTGTGCATAATGCTGGAAATATAGATAGTCCAATAGATATCCCACTAACAGCGAACGTAGTATCTGATTTAAGCATGGTTGACTTTGCATTGAATGTAAATGTATTCGATACCGCGTCAAACTCGCAAAACCTGATTATCGGCACAGCATACGATGCAACTAATGGATTAGATCCACAATATGATCAACCAGCACCTCCATCCCCACCAGACGGAGCATTTGATGCGCGGATAAGAACATCAAATGGCAGCTTCTTTAGTTTTTTTCAACCAACGACACAGGAGCAAACGACTTGGAATATAAGATTTGAGCCAGCTTCTAACGCCGGTCCGATTTCATTAAGTTGGAATCCAGATGAACTTCCATCAGAAGGCAGCTTTAGTTTAACGGACATAATTGATGGTAACTTTGTCAGTATAAATATGAGATCAGTTAACGAATTTACTATTCCTTATGACTTTATTAATGAATTGAGACTGACCCATAGTGTAATACATTCGCATAGCAGATCATATACAAGTGGATGGGCACTTGTTGGCATGCCTGTAGTAATGCAGCATAATAGCTATTCAGACATCTTCAATCATGCAATGCCCGGATCCTTTTTTGGATACGAGGGTTCATACATTGGTCAAAGTGTCTTTCTACCTGGAAATGGCTACTGGATTAATCTTACGGATGATGAGGATGTCATTTTTAGTGGTAGTATAATTGATCACATTGAGTTGGATCTTAATGAAAACTGGAATCTTATTTCAGGTACATCGGAATCTACCCCCGTATCTGGAATACAGGATCCAGACAATATTATTGTACCAGGCACAATTTACTACTATGATGGTGCATATGTAGAAGCAACTGTAATAGAGCCCGGCTTAGGTTATTGGGTTCTTGCGAACGATTCAGGCGTTGTAGTGCTAGGTGTATCAGGGCAAAATTTAGCAGGTATGGGCCGGCCGGCTGGTAGTATAAATGAAATTCCTAAAGGATTTTCCAAAATAGAGATTTCAGATGGTCAGCGAACTTTGATTCCCTTGTACTTCGGTGCTGAATTATCAGACGGTGAAAGCTTAATGGGTTATGCATTGCCGCCAATACCTCCTGCCGGATCTCCGGATGCCCGGTTCGAAGGGAATAAGAGGTTGAGCGAATCTGAATTGGTTCATGTAAAGCTGCAACAAGGTTCAATACCAATGGTGTTAAACTTAATAGCGCATGATCACAATGTAGTGTTTACGGTACGTCAGATTAGTGGAAGTGTTCAATTGGATGAAAGTCTAATTGAATCACACCGTACTTTGCAAATCCTGCCTAACACCGAAATTCTTGAAATCCGCCTTAATCATGAAGATTCAACAGTTGAACTGCCTAAAGTACTAACACTAATGCAAAACTACCCTAACCCATTTAATCCGTCAACACAGATTGAGTTTGGCTTGCCACAAGGATCGGATGTTAGATTGGAAATCTTTAATATTTCGGGTCAGCGTGTCGCTCAACTTGTGAATGGTTATCGTGAAGCTGGTTGGCATTCGATTTCCTTTGACGCTTCTAACTTATCGAGTGGCCTATATTTGTATAGAATTCAAGCGGGTAACTTTAGCGAAACTAAAAAAATGATGCTAGTAAAATGA